The sequence below is a genomic window from Streptomyces sp. NBC_00289.
CAGGTGCGGGCGGACCGTACGGCTGGGCGGGGGAGGCGGTTCGGGGGCGTAGTGGGCGGCCCGGACGGCCAGCTCGCGCAGGTGACGGTGTTCGTCGTCGTCGAGGCGCAGGGCACGGGCGAGGGCGTCGATGACGCCGGGGCTGGGCCGGGTCTCCTTGCCGCGTTCGAGCCGGGTGTAGTAGTCGATGCTGACCCGGCGAGCGTGGCGAGCTCCTCACGGCGCAGGCCGGGAGTGCGGCGTATGCCTGGTCCGGGGGTGAGGCCGGCGCTCTCCGGGCTGGTCTGGGTGCGGCGGGCGCGCAGGAAGCGCGCCAGTTCGTCGCCGCTGATGTGCTGCTCCGGTGCCATGGGACCAGTGTCGCAACGCTGCCACCAGGGCGGTATCCGCGAGGGGGGCCCTGTCATACCCCCCGCTGAACACCCCGGGAAGAGCCCGGCCTGCCTGTGGGGCGCGCGGGACGGCACGGTGGACGACGTCACCACTTCTTCATTGACAGGTACGGACGACAGGCGACGCCCGAACGGGTGCGGTACCCGCACGGAACTGGCGACAGCACGGACCGACTGGGCACATACCCAAAGACGGAAGGAACGGACAGTGGAGTACATCAAGTTGCGCGATCTGGACGTCTCCCGGATCGGCCTCGGCGTGATGGGAATGTCCCATGGCTACACCGGCTCCGGGACCGACGACGCGGAATCCGTTCGCACCCTGCACCGGGCGCTGGAGCTGGGCGTCACCCTGATCGACACCGCCGAGATCTACGGCCACTACACCAACGAGGAACTGCTCGGCCGCGCCCTGAAGGACCGACGTGACCAGGTGGTGCTGGCGACGAAGTTCGGTCTGGTCTCGCACGCGGGCGAGGGGCCGTGGAACCTCGACAGCAGCCCGGCCAACATCCGCACGGCCGTCGAAGGCTCGCTGCGGCGACTGGGTACCGACCACATCGACCTCTACTACCAGCACCGCGTCGACCCGAACACGCCGATCGAGGAGACGGCCGGCGCTGTCGGCGAGCTGGTCGCCGAGGGGAAGGTTCGCGCGTTCGGTCTGTCCGAGGCCGGCCCGGACACCATCCGCCGCGCCCACGCCGTGCACCCGGTCACGGCCGTGCAGTCGGAGTACTCGCTGTGGACCCGGGGTGTGGAGGAGCGGGTGCTTCCGGTGCTGCGGGAACTCAACATCGGCCTGGTGCCCTTCTCGCCGCTCGGCCGCGGGTTCCTCACCGGCACGATCCGCTCCGCCGACCAGTT
It includes:
- a CDS encoding aldo/keto reductase; translated protein: MEYIKLRDLDVSRIGLGVMGMSHGYTGSGTDDAESVRTLHRALELGVTLIDTAEIYGHYTNEELLGRALKDRRDQVVLATKFGLVSHAGEGPWNLDSSPANIRTAVEGSLRRLGTDHIDLYYQHRVDPNTPIEETAGAVGELVAEGKVRAFGLSEAGPDTIRRAHAVHPVTAVQSEYSLWTRGVEERVLPVLRELNIGLVPFSPLGRGFLTGTIRSADQFDESDFRRDNPRFTGENFEHNLRLADEVKAIAAAAGATPAQVALAWLLAQGDDIAPIPGTKRVHRVEENTAADGIRLTAEQIGELSGLPPAAGDTHTEAQREMLER